The stretch of DNA GAAATAGCTTAACATCTATACTTAGATTAGATATGATGGGGCCTGTGATGAGGCGTAGCAGGTCCGAAGCCCCCTTGTGGATGAGCTGTGGGGGCTTGTGTGGCTACCGCGCGGGCCAGAGGCCCCAGGCGCCTCCACCTCGGCCCTGAGCAGGCTACTGAAGTGTAGAATATTGCAGAATGAATTATCCAGACCATTATAACCTCCGGAAAATAGTTTAAATACGGGAGTTTTGGAGGTGAGGATGAAGTGGCCAACTCTAGTGTTGAGCTGAGGGTGAGTGAGGCCTATCCCAGGGATGTTGGGAGGAAGATAGTCCGTATAGACCGTCAGACAGCTGCTAGGCTCGGGGTTGAGGTCGGTGACTTCGTTAAAGTATCAAAGGGTGATAGGAGTGTGGTAGCGGTTGTCTGGCCTTTGAGGCCGGACGACGAGGGTAGAGGCATAATAAGGATGGACGGATATCTCAGGGCAGCCCTAGGAGTGACGGTGGGGGATACAGTCACTGTTGAGAAGGCTGAGAAGGTTGAGCCAGCATCGAAGGTTGTTCTCGCGCCTACAGAGCCTATTAGGTTTGGGAGAGACTTTGTGGAGTACGTTAAGGAGTTTCTCCTGAGGAAGCCTATTAGCAGGGGGGAGACCATAATCGTACCTGTTCTCGAAGGCCTTCCCCTGGTCGTCGTCTCCACCCAGCCAGCCCACTTCGTCTATGTGACGGAGGCTACCGAGGTTGAGATCAGGGAGAAGCCTGTTAGGGAAGAGATAGAGAGGCTGAGGGGTGTTCCCAAGGTAACGTGGGAGGATATAGGCGATCTCGAGGAGGCTAAGGAGAGGATTAGGGAGATAGTGGAGCTCCCTATGAAGCACCCCGAGATATTCAAACACCTGGGCATCGAGCCTCCGAAGGGTATTCTGCTGTATGGCCCGCCGGGCACCGGTAAGACGCTGCTGGCCAAGGCGTTGGCGAACGAGATTGGAGCCTACTTTATCTCCATCAACGGGCCGGAGATTATGAGCAAGTATTACGGCGAGAGCGAGCAGCGGCTCAGGGAGATCTTTAAGGAGGCGGAGGAGAACGCCCCCAGCATTATCTTCATCGACGAGATTGACGCGATAGCCCCGAAGAGGGAGGAGGTTACAGGGGAGGTTGAGAAGAGGGTTGTGGCACAGCTTCTCACACTCATGGATGGATTGAAGGAGAGGGGGAGGGTTATAGTCATAGGCGCGACGAACAGGCCTGACGCCATAGACCCGGCTCTGAGGAGGCCTGGAAGGTTCGACAGGGAGATTGAGATACGGCCTCCCGATAAGAGGGCTAGAGCCGAGATTCTGAAGGTTCACACCCGGAACATGCCTCTCGCAGAGGACGTGGACCTTGACAAGCTAGCCGAGATGACCCATGGCTACACAGGAGCGGATCTCGCCGCTCTGGCGAAGGAGGCGGCCATGGCGGCTTTGAGAAGGTTCATACGGGAGGGGAAGATCAATTTTGAGGCCAAGGAGATTCCGGCAACCGTCCTCAAGGAGCTGAAGGTGACGATGAAAGACTTCATGGAGGCTATGAAGATGATAAGGCCTACGCTTATAAGGGAGATCTACGTCGAGGTTCCCGAGGTTAGGTGGAGTGATATAGGCGGCCTCGAGGAGGCTAAACAGGCTCTTCGAGAAGCTGTTGAGTGGCCTCTGAAGCACCCCGAGATATTTGAGAAGATGGGTATTAGGCCTCCTAGGGGTGTTCTCTTGTTCGGGCCTCCGGGTACTGGTAAGACGCTTCTGGCCAAGGCTGTGGCTACTGAGAGTGGGGCGAACTTCATAGCGGTGAGGGGCCCGGAGATACTCAGCAAGTGGGTAGGAGAAAGCGAAAGAGCTATTCGGAAGATCTTTGAGAGGGCCAGGCAGGCAGCCCCAGCCGTAGTGTTCTTCGACGAGATAGACGCCATAGCCCCTGCGAGGGGAGCTAGGTTCGACACCAGCGGTGTTACGGACAGAATTGTAAACCAAATGCTGGCTGAGATGGACGGGATACAGCCGCTCTCAAACGTCGTTGTCATAGGGGCGACGAACAGGCCTGACATACTGGACCCTGCACTACTGAGGCCAGGAAGGTTCGACAGGCTTATCTACGTGCCACCACCGGATAAGGAGGCTAGGAAGGAGATATTCAAGATACACACAAAAAAGGTGCCACTCGGAGAAGATGTTGACCTCGAGAAGCTCGCGGAGATGACGGAGGGCTACACAGGAGCCGATATAGAGGCGGTGGTTAGAGAGGCAGTTATGGCAAAACTTAGGGAGAAGCTAGAGGTCGGTAAAGTCGAAATGAGACACTTCCTAGAGGCGCTAAAGAAAGTGCCACCCAGTCTTACCAAGGAGGATATACTCCGGTATGAAAGGCTCGCAAAGGAGCTGAAGAAGCTGACGCTGGGATGACGCCCCCCAGAATTCGATCCACCCTCCCTATTCCTAAGTTTTTGTGATTAGCTCTCTTCCCCTCATGTAGCCCCAAGTCTTTGCGCTACATATTTTAGCAGACTGCGCATGACTCCATCCCCTCTTTATGGAGGCTAGAGGCCGGGGATTGTCTGACAGCTGTTTGTAGTGTGTGGCGCCGGGGGCGGGATTCGAACCCGCGCGCCCCTCGCGGGGCAACGGGTCTCAAGCCCGCCGCCTTGGGCCGCTCGGCCACCCCGGCACCCTCTAAATCTTAACATATCCTGACGGAGTTAATAGAGTCTCGTGCGAACCTCTATATCTCCTCTAGCCTATATATGGAGAATGTCGGGCCCGGTGAGTGGAGCTCGCACTCTGAGCCGTGGGAATGAAGATGGCCTGTGTTGCCGAGGGCCCTTAGCCTGTGGTGATAGTTTTTACCGTTATGTGGAGGGATGATGTTAACGAGGTAGTCTGAATAGCTGGGCGTGTTGAGGTTATCCCCGGCTGACCATGTTAGGCTGGAGGTAGGTGCTGCGAGCTTGGATGAATCTTTTGGCATCGTCGAGAGGATTGTTCGGGCAGGGTGTGCTAAGGGCTGCTCGTGGTATGTAGTCGGGTCTGTGTATGTTAGGCCAGACAGGGTTTTCTCGAGGCTTGTTAAGGCTCTGGAGGATGAGGGGGCTCTGCTGCATTATGTTGATGAGGTTGAGAGGAGGATTGTCTTTAAAATAGGGTTTAGGGGTCTAGCTAAGCTCGCGGGGCTCATAGCTTTGTCGTCAAGGGCAGTCTCCCTCGAGCTTAAGGCTTCCTGCAGAATAGCCGGCTGGGCGGAGGCTCTCGAATGTATTATGGATAAGTACAGGGTATTCAAGCGTGATAGGGAATCCGGCACTGTGGTGGCATACGGTGTCGTGGGAGGCCGTATTGTCGAGGCTGAGGTCAAGGGAAGCCGGCTCCACCTTAAGATAGGGAGGAGGTTCGGAGGCTCTCTCCGCTCGGCCCCGCCCCAGGGCCTATTCAGGATGTCCCTAGAGGAGGTTCTAGAGCTGATGGGGCATGGTGGAGGCTAGCTTCGGCTATGAGGATTTCATAGTGAGGATGGCTACAGGCCTGCTCGTAGGAGCACTTATTGGTATTGAGAGGGAGAGGGCCCAGCTTGTTGGGAAGAGCGAGAAGTCGGGCAGCATACCGGGCTTCAGAAGCATGGGGTTCATGGGCCTCTACGGCAGCGCCACGGGATACGTAAGCTCCTACACAGCCTCCCAGTATGGGGTCGTGTTCGCGGCCCTAATAGCAGGCCTGGGCGCGGCAACGATAACGCTGTTGACTCTCCTCTTCGCATACACTAGAATGATAAGGCTAAGGGCAATGGGGTTCACCACATATGTGGTTATTCTTCTAACATTCGTTGCAGGCCTTATGAGTGGGATGGGCCTCATCCTAGAGGGGGTAGCGGTAGGTGTAATAGGGGGCCTTCTTCTAGCCTCAAAATATCCCGTGGTCAGGATGACCAGGTCGGTCAGCTACTCCGAGCTAATAGCCCTCATGGAGGTTGCCGCTCTCATACTAGTGCTAGGACCGGCGGTTTACTATGCGGGCGGCTATATACCCTTCATCGACGTTTTCCAGGTTTACATATTCTTCACCGCAATAGTTGCAGTAAGCTTCACAAGCTACATTGCATCGAGAATCTGGGGGGTCAGAGGGTTTGTTACAAGCATAATTCTCGGTAGCATTGTAAACAGCGAGGCGGTGGTGGCCAGCATAGCCTCGAGGCGGGACATCGACCGGGGCGTTGTTTTCCAAGCAGTCGTAGCTGCTCTGAGTGTAATGCAGCTTAGAATAGCTGGGCTAGGCCTCCTAGCTTTACTAGTGGGGGGAGGTTTCCCCCAGGGGGAGGTAGTCCTCCACTTCAGGGACAACATCCTGCCCTGGCTTATACTCCTAGCACTTATGACTATAGCCTCAATAGTCGCTTGGGCGTCCACATTAGCATTGGAGAAGGTAGAGAACAAGGGGGTAATTCCGGGCACGCCGCTGCAGTGGGGTGTGGCGGTCAGGGGGGCTGTCGCGTTCTTACTGCTCACACTACTGTTCGACGCCGCTTCCAGGGCATTGTCAGGCTATACTGGCAACATCGCATTCCTAACACTGTCAATAATAGGGGGCTTTATAAGCGCCAACGCAACTCTACTCTCCCTCGCAGGCCTGCTAACGAGGCTCGGAGCCGACACTTTCACGGTAGGAATTCTGGGTATAGCGCTGGGGGCCACCTTTAACAAGATACTCTACACGAGGGCTGTCGGAGCACCCCCCGAGACGGTAAAGGAGATTACCAAGGCCACCGCCTTGATGAGCCTGCTACCAGTCTTCTTCCTAATCTTATTCTGGTTGCTGCTGCAAACCCCGACAGGCTAAATCTCCCACTCCTGCATCCTCAAAACTCTCGCTCCCCAAAGAATATCTCGGGTGTTGATTGATGCCGCAGAGGGGCTTTATCAGGGTTAAGGATGGAGTGAATCCTGAGGACCTAGCTATCACTCTGGTTGTAGAATGCAAGGAGCGGGGAAGGGTAAGGCTCAGGGCCGTGGGCAGCGAGGTATGCACACTCTTCGAATCTCTTAGGATAGCACAGGAAACTTTGGGAAGGCAACTCAAGATACAAATTTTAGACATTAAACCGAACTTCTCCGGCCCCACTAGAGAAACGGAGATTGTCGTTGAAGCTTCGCTGGATGAATAGCGTTTCCAAATCCTACCCCGGCGGCCCCCACCCAAGCTCCTAGACCCGGAAGTCAACTATTGAAGAGCGGGGGCTCAGCAGTCTTCCTTAGCACCTCGGTATTACACACCCTTCTACCACTCAATCCCGAGGCTCCTTTAGTCTGATCGGTGCCGGATTGGGGGTTTAGGCTAGCTGTAGCTGCGACCCCTCTCCGATGATGGGTGGGGTAGCTGTAATGCCGGGCGGCGTCAACGCTGTATATATGGGTCTCTGCTACAACTGCGGAGGCAATATAGATGAGGATAGGCTAGAGAAGGGTCTACCCTGTGCTAGATGCCTCCCCTCGCCTCCACGCAGGGCCACGCCCCTCACAGTCTACAGAGCCCTTAAGAAGGCGGGCACCCTGGGGGCGTACTCGTGGGAGTACCTGAGTATTAGGGAGGTAGAGAGGTTTGAAGCGTACTTTGCGGCGAAGAGTGGGAGCCGCCTCTGGTCAGCTCAGAGGAGCTGGGCCAAGAGGCTGGTTAAGGGAGATAGCTTCGCGATAATAGCCCCCACGGGCGTTGGAAAAAGCACGCTTCTCACCGTTTACGCGGCCTACGTAGCTGCCGTCAAGAGGGGGCGCGTCCTATACCTGGTCCCCACGGAGAACCTTGTCCGCCAGGTTTACGCCAAGCTAGACCAGGTCGAGCCGGGGATAGCTACTGCCTACTATTCTCGAATGCCGGCGAAGGCGAGAGAGTCGAGTCTCGAGAAGATCGCTAGCGGTGGGGCGAGGCTAATCGTTGCAACAACAGGCTTCTTATCTCGCCGGTTCGACCTCCTACACCCCCAGTACAAGTTCGATCTGGCCATAGTGGACGATGTTGACAGCCTCCTCAGGAACAGTAGAAACGTTGAGCGGATACTCCTTCTAACAGGATTCTCTGAGGAGACGGTTGAAGCTGCCCACAGCCTTGTCAAAGCAAGGCTGAAGCTCTACCGAGCCCTACACAGCGGGGCTAGCGAGTCTATCGTCTCGAGGCTTGAACAGGAGATAGCGCAGCTGGAGGCCCGGCTCAGGCTGAGCCTCTCTGAAGCTTCTCCCGGTCAGCTGGTTATAGCCAGTGCCACGGGGAGGCCTAGGGGGGTTAAACATCTTCTGTTCAAGGAGTTGCTGGGGTTTGAGGTGGGCGGTGGAAGCGACTATCTGAGGAACATAGTTGACGCTTACGTCGTTGACAGTGATCCTGTAGGGAGAACCGCGGAGATTGTGTCAGCACTCGGAGACGGTGTCATAGTGTTTGTTAGCCAGAGGCTGGGTAAGGACGTTGCCAGGGCTATAGCGGGCAGGCTAGAGGGGATGGGCGTCTCAACAGCCCTAGCTCTAACCGGGGCTAGGCGGCCGGTGGAGGCTTTTGCAAGGGGCGAAGCCCGGGTTCTCATAGGAATGGCTAGCCGGTACGGAGTTATAGTCAGGGGCCTCGACCTCCCGGAGAGGTCGAAATACGCGGTCTTCCTGGGAGCACCCTCGGCAAAGACGCATCTCCTCGAGGCCCTCTACTCCCCTAGGAGGATGCTAGCCTTCCTATCCATAGCCCAGGAGAAGGGGGTTGAGTGGGCTGGCGAGGCCTTTAGGAGGCTCTCACGCCTTTTAGAGAAGGTTATCGACACTAGCATAGTATCACTTGCAGCCCGGGGAAAGCTGGAGGCTCAGGGGCCGGCTGGCGAGGCTGCCGGGATAATTAGTGAGACGGCGCCCAGGCTTGTAGATTGGCTGGTCGCGGAGGCCAGGCTCCAGGGTGGTCTACTGAGGGTGGGCGGGCTGGTGGTTGACGCTAGAGGCCCCATTCCCTACCTTGTAGTGCCCGATGCTCCAACCTATATCCAGGCCTCAGGCAGGGTTAGCAGGCTGTATAGGGGTGTTATGACGAGGGGGCTGAGTATAGTTGTCGACGAGGCTCCGGAGTACGTGGAGGCTTTGGGCGAGAGGCTCAAGTGGACGACTAGCTCCCGACTCCGGCCTCTCAGCGAGGTGGACATGGAGAAGCTCAGGAGGGAGATAGAGGAGTCGAGGAGGGGGAAGGGCAGGAGGGTTAGGGTGAAGACGACTCTCCTGGTCGTCGAGTCTCCCACGAAGGCCAGAACCATAGCCTGGTTCTGGGGTAGGCCGGGCAAGAGGAGGATTGGCCGCAGCGTAATCTATGAGGCCAGCGTGAGCGATCCCGAGACCGGGGACGTCCATATACTCCAGATAACGAGCACGAGGGGCCACTTAACCGATTTGACTACAGACAGCGTGGGCAGCAAGTATGGTGTTGATGAGGATGGAGGCGGGTACAGGGCCTACTACTCAACTATAAAACGCTGTCTCGACTGCGGAGCCCAGCACACATCATCCTCCCCCTTCTGCCCACGCTGCGGCAGCCCGAGGCAGGTTGACTCTAAGAGCGTTGTAGAGATACTCAGGAAGCTTGCGAGCGAAGTGGATGAGATAGTGATAGCAACAGACCCCGACAGGGAGGGGGAGAAGATTGCATGGGACGTGTTCCTTGCAGTCAGGCCTTACAACCCCAACGTCAGGAGAGGCAGGTTCCACGAGGTCACACCAAGAGCAGTTATAGAGGCTCTGAGGAGCGGGGAAAGCGTGGAAAAGAGCCTTATAGAGGCTCAGAAGGTCAGGAGGATAGTAGACAGGTGGATAGGATTCCACCTGTCCACACACCTCAAGCTTAAGTTCTCTAAGCCCTGGCTTGGCGCGGGAAGAGTCCAGACTCCAGTGCTGGGGTGGATAGTTGATAGGTACCGTGAGTGGCAGGACACTAGAGGATACCTGGTGATATTCAAACTGTCCTCTGGAGGGAGGACCTCGTACTTCACCCAAAATCGGCTGGAGGTCGAGAACCTTAAAAGGGTGGAGTGGCTGGAGGTCGTCGACATTGCTGGGAAGACGGAAGAGAGAAACCCGCCGCCCCCCTACACGACGGACGAGTACCTATACGACGCGAGTAGAAAACTCGGTCTAAGCGCGGGGCTGGCGATGAAGATAGCCCAGGACCTCTTCGAGTCGGGACTCATCACGTACCATAGGACAGACTCTACCAGGGTCAGCCCCACTGGTGTCAAGCTTGCACTCGAGTACCTTGCCTCCAGGGGTCTTGAGGGCGAAGCCCAGCCCCGAGGATGGGGTGAGGGGGGCGCCCACGAGGCTATAAGGCCTGTCAGGCCTATCGACGCCCAGGATCTCGAGAGGGCTGTCCTATCAGGCTCCATAAGAATTCCGATCAGGCTTACTAGACTCCACATCAGGGTCTACGACATGATATTCAGGAGGTTTATAGCAAGCCAGATGAAGCCAGCCACTCTCGATATTGTCGAGGCTACTCTCCAGGCTGGGGAGACGGTGTTTAACCATGCGGGCGTAGCCAGGGTGAGGGGAGGATATGCCCTTGTGAACCCGCCCCGCGTTGAGGAGTGGCTGGCCCGCCTGTCTCCCGGTGATAGGATCGATGTGGAGGATGTTCTGGTTGTGAAGTCCAGCCTGAAGAGGCTATACAGGGCTGGCGATATAGTCAAGATGATGAGGGAGCATGGCATAGGGAGGCCGAGCACCTACGCGAAGGCTATAGAGCAGAACAGGAGGCACGGGTATGTGATCGAGAGTAAGAAGATGAGATACCTCATACCAACAAAAACTGGTGTGTCAATCTACGACTACCTATCCAACGGATTCAAGAAGCTGGTATCGGTTGACACGACTAGGAGGCTTGAGGAGGCTCTGGAGAGGGTTGAAAAGGGTGTTGAGAAGCCTGAGGCCGTGCTAGCCAGCGTGTGGAGGATGGTGGACGAGGCTGTCAGCCTACACGCTGCAACCGGAGATGTAATGGGCCAGTCTGAGGCTTAATACCACGGCCAGCAAACTCGGGAAAAACTGGTGCCTCCCCTATTGGGGTTCGAAGTCAACGCCTCAGCCCTCTCCAAAAGGTTTGGGCAGCGCTATGCATACCGAAACGTGGAATTCACTTTCACATCAGGCATACTAGGCGTGCTTGGACCGAATGGGGCTGGTAAGACCACCCTGCTCAAGACAATATTGGGATTAGTGAAGCCCAGTGCCGGAGAGATATTGGTGGAAGGTGTAAACCCCCGTAGCCCCGGGTTCGAGAAGCTTTTGCCGAGGATAGGATACGTGCCAGAACTGCCTGTAGTTCCTCTCTGGACGACCCCCTGCATCCTCCTCGAAACCCTTGCCAGGCTAGAAGGGTACACGAGTGTGGAGGCTAGGGTGAGGGCGAGAGAGGCTCTGGAGGTTGTCGGGCTTGCGGGCGAGTGTGAGACACCGATAGGAAAGTTAAGCAAGGGTGCTAGGAAGAGGGTGCTGGTGGCCCAGGCGTTTATAGGCGAGAGGGAGCTCCTTGTTCTCGACGAGCCTTACAGCGGGCTGGACCCCGAGTGGGTATATAGGGTTAGAGAGCTTCTGAGGACGGTGGCTAGAGAGGGTGCTACGGTCATAGTATCCAGCCACATTCTAAGGGAGCTGGAGGATATAGCCACCCATGTTCTAGTCCTCAAAACAGACCAGCTATTCTACGGGAGCATTGAAGAGCTCAGGGCTTGGCTCTCGGGCACTCCCCGGATCATACTTTCGGTGGCGGAGCCTGAGAGGGCTGTTGAGGTCCTAAGACGCGGAGGCTTCAACGCCTACACCATTAATAAGGGAGGCCAGTTAGTGGTAGCTGTGGAGGGGGCTGACGACCCGGCCAGGGTGCTTAGCCTGCTGCTCGCCGAGAATATCGAAATTAGTGAGTATAGGGTGGAAAAGGCGAGTCTCGAGGAGGCTTACCTAAAGCTGGTGGGTGCAGGCGATGGCCTGGGAGGAGGCTAAGGCAATACTATCTTACGAGGTCCTGAGGCTTGTAAAGCGTAAGGCAGTGGCGTTTATGGCGGCGATGGCCGTCCTGCCCGTGCTCGGAGCCCTAATCGCCGGCTTTATTGCCTCAAGGGAGATAGGTGGGGAGAGGCTGTGGGCCGTACTCATGGGTTTCGACATAGGAACGGGAGCCATGACGGGGCTCCTGGCCGCTGTAGGGGTTGCGGGGTGGGCGTGGCTCCTCGGCGTCGTTATAGGGGGTGACCTCTTCGCATCCGACATAAGGGATGGCTCTCTCCAGCTATTCATGCTGAGGCCGGCCAGAAGAGTCTACCCGATAGCAAAGATAGCTGCGGCAGGCCTTTTCTCAATAGCCTTTTACACAGTGGCATCATTGATAGTCCTCATATCCTCGATAATACTGGGAGGTTGGCAGAGAGACTGGTGGCTAGCTCCATTAACAGGCTTCATCCTAGGCGTCGGCCTCTACCCGGTCATACTCACCTCGAGCATATTTGGTATAGTCACCAGGAGCCCTATAGCCGGGATGATTTTGGGCGCCGCAGCCTATCTGCTAACGGGAATGGCGGTGAGCTTCGGCCTCTCAATAATACTGATAGTCGGAGGCATAGGCAACATTGAAGCCTGGATAAGCTTCATCGAGAAGGAAATCCTAGTGTCCGGCGCCATACCCTACCTAGCCGGAACTAACCTACCATCGATAATATACTATGCAGTCACACTGGGCAACAGTTTCACACCCATACCTCTGCCCGCCGTAGGCGGTAGCGGGCAGGTTACAATAACCCTGGAGCTCAAGCCCCTCGACGTACTCCCCCTTTACACTGCATCACTGGTGACAGGCACACTGGCACTGGCTACGATAAACCTGGCTCTGCTCAGGCGGCTTGAGGTATGACCACCGGGCGTTAGCGCCAGACATGTTTAATCTTGTTACTCCCCGGTTCCGGGCATTATAGCTTATAACCTTTTACCAATCGGAAGCATGTAGGCAGGGTTTATGGGTCTGGGCAATACCCCCGAGAAAGGAGGGGGCCTAGGAGCCCTTGAGTATACTTTTATTATGTTCAGCATGGCATCCTGCCTGCCACTTTTCTTCCTAGGCCCCATAGCCTTCAACCTCGGCCTCTCGCTTCAAGAGGCTCTACTGGCAGCACTGGTAGGAAACCTGGTAGTGGCAGTGGCAATGGCGCTCAACGGGCATGCAGGGATTAAGCACAAGATAGACTTTCCAGAGCAGGCCGTAAGAAGCCTAGGAGAGCTCACTGGCAAGGCGGCTGTGGTGATGAGAGGGCTAGTGGGTGCTATGTGGTTCGGGGTGGAAGCCTACAACGGCGCCCTAGCCCTAAACCTAATACTCCTCTTCGCCCTAGGGCTTACTGGAGCAGCGCTGCTGGAGAAGGCCACGGTCCTCATACCAGCAGCTCTAGTACTCTACCTTGGCTCCATGTATCTAGTCCTAAAGCTAGGGGTAAAGGGTATAGGGAAGGCTGCCACCCTCGCGGGACCCCTTCTGCTCCTCTACTTCGCATGGCTCTGGATCTGGATGAAGAACTCTGGGTTCCAGCCGTCCGAGGCACCCAAGGGTGTAGGCTTGCTAAGCTCAGCCTTCCTAATCTACCTGGCGATACAGACAAACTGGTGGGCGACCGTTGCGGTGAACATAAGCGACCTTTCCCGTGAGGCCAAGAGCTGGGGCGCCCTCTGGATCGGAGTCATGCTTGGCATGGTGGGAGGCCAGCTTATAGGTACCTACCTCAGCTACGAGCTAGTCTTGCTAACCGGGAAAACGCTACCGCAGGAGATCATAACAGAGTTCGCTCCAGGAGCTATAGCAGTCCTTCTAGGGCTGGCCTTCGCCTTTCTCGCACCCTGGACAACAGATCTAACGGCCAATCTACCCCCGATGATAGATATACTGAAAAGCATTTTCGGGATGAGCTGGAAGAGGGCCAGCCTCCTCTCGGCAGCGGCAGGCTTCGTGCTGGCTCCATGGTGGCTGCTGGACAACGCACCCCAGATAGTAGGCTATGTAACCTCCTTCGCAGCAAGCTACGGTGTAATACTAGGCCCGATACTCGGTGCACTCCTCGCAGCACACTGGGTAGGAGGCCTAAACAGGCCCCCCAACCCAAGTTACAAGCCAGTTATACTACCCACTACAGCCGGCCTACTAGCAGGCCTCATAGTCTCATACGCAATAGCCTACCCGCTGGGTATGGTAACCAGCGTCCTCGGAGTACCATTCCCGCAGGGGCCAATATGGTACGTGGGAGTCGCCGTGAGTGTGATTGCAGCCGCCCTGCTTCTCAAACTTGTCCCAGCTAAAGTTAAGTTCAAGAACGAGACGTAACGGTGTTCCAAGTTCCAAACTACCCTCTAAACCCACATGTTTTTAACCAAGCAAAAACAAGTCCCATGCTACTAAACAGTAGACGATAAATTCAAGCCGGATTTTTAGCTTCTGGTGCCGCCGCGGGGATTCGAACCCCGGACCACCCGGTCTTCAGCCGGGCGCTCTCCCGCTGAGCTACGGCGGCAGCTTATACCCACCGCTCTAGAATTCTGGCGGGAGGTTTTTAACCTTAAACGGGCTGGGAACAGTGATTCCCTCTTACCTACCCATGGGCCTCCTCCGCGTAGAGAACCATTGAACAGCCCTGTCCAAGTCCTCTCTTGTGAAGTCTGGCCAGAGCTTGTCTATGAAGTAAAGCTCGGCATACCTAGTTAGGAGGGGGAAGAAGCTGCTAAGCCTCTTTTCACCCCCCGTTCTTATTACCAGGTCTATCTCGTC from Aeropyrum pernix K1 encodes:
- a CDS encoding cytosine permease, whose amino-acid sequence is MGLGNTPEKGGGLGALEYTFIMFSMASCLPLFFLGPIAFNLGLSLQEALLAALVGNLVVAVAMALNGHAGIKHKIDFPEQAVRSLGELTGKAAVVMRGLVGAMWFGVEAYNGALALNLILLFALGLTGAALLEKATVLIPAALVLYLGSMYLVLKLGVKGIGKAATLAGPLLLLYFAWLWIWMKNSGFQPSEAPKGVGLLSSAFLIYLAIQTNWWATVAVNISDLSREAKSWGALWIGVMLGMVGGQLIGTYLSYELVLLTGKTLPQEIITEFAPGAIAVLLGLAFAFLAPWTTDLTANLPPMIDILKSIFGMSWKRASLLSAAAGFVLAPWWLLDNAPQIVGYVTSFAASYGVILGPILGALLAAHWVGGLNRPPNPSYKPVILPTTAGLLAGLIVSYAIAYPLGMVTSVLGVPFPQGPIWYVGVAVSVIAAALLLKLVPAKVKFKNET